Proteins from one Catenuloplanes atrovinosus genomic window:
- a CDS encoding GNAT family N-acetyltransferase produces the protein MSTVSVRPYRPADHSAGRRLWGELTQRHRELYDDPGYGGADPTAAFEEYLTRLDLSGVWVADHPEDGVIGLVGLIIDGRRGAVEPIVVADGHRGEGVATAMLGFLAEEARRRDLTALTVTPESRNVEAITCLHAAGFTVLSSVELALDLGRRPRSWRDGPRFLDLDFRS, from the coding sequence ATGAGTACGGTCAGTGTCCGTCCATACCGTCCGGCCGACCACAGCGCGGGCCGGCGGCTCTGGGGCGAGCTGACGCAGCGACACCGGGAACTCTACGACGATCCCGGCTACGGCGGTGCCGACCCGACCGCCGCGTTCGAGGAGTACCTCACGCGCCTCGACCTGTCCGGCGTCTGGGTCGCCGACCACCCGGAGGACGGCGTGATCGGGCTGGTCGGCCTGATCATCGACGGCCGGCGGGGCGCGGTGGAGCCGATCGTGGTCGCGGACGGGCACCGCGGCGAGGGCGTCGCCACGGCGATGCTCGGCTTCCTGGCGGAGGAGGCGCGCCGCCGCGACCTGACCGCGCTGACCGTCACGCCGGAGTCCCGCAACGTGGAGGCGATCACCTGCCTGCACGCGGCCGGGTTCACGGTGCTCTCCTCGGTGGAGCTGGCGCTGGATCTCGGGCGTCGCCCTCGGTCCTGGCGCGACGGACCCCGATTCCTGGACCTCGACTTCCGCTCCTGA
- a CDS encoding DUF4192 domain-containing protein: MSLSDLRVSSPAQLVAVVPYLLGFHPRDSLVVVGRRDRALVFAARQDLPPPETPLAELDEFARQTAAVVARQTVDSVVLLGYTERGSGAALVAAVGDALLDLAIPVREQLRVADGRFWCYLCTDEGCCPPAGRSYDAEAGQVREAAGFQVFADRAALVASVAPVQGDAREAMRAATAEADRRLDELAAGQRTGPGALLGAIHRAGVRAVGTALTRYRGGGILSDAEVAWLTVLLAHAPVGEYALNRADAAGWQVTLWSDVLRRASAELSAMPAVLLAFTAWRTGQGALAAVAVDRALDADPSLGIARLLDEVLTDGIPPSALDRPGAA, translated from the coding sequence ATGAGCCTCTCCGACCTTCGGGTCTCCTCCCCCGCCCAACTCGTCGCCGTCGTGCCCTACCTGCTCGGGTTCCACCCGCGCGACAGCCTCGTGGTGGTCGGCAGGCGCGACCGCGCGCTGGTGTTCGCTGCCCGGCAGGACCTGCCGCCGCCGGAGACGCCGCTGGCCGAGCTCGACGAGTTCGCCCGGCAGACCGCGGCCGTGGTGGCGCGGCAGACCGTCGACTCGGTCGTGCTGCTCGGTTACACCGAGCGCGGCAGCGGCGCCGCGCTGGTCGCCGCCGTCGGCGACGCGCTGCTCGACCTGGCCATCCCGGTCCGGGAGCAGCTGCGCGTCGCGGACGGCCGGTTCTGGTGCTACCTGTGCACGGACGAGGGCTGCTGCCCGCCCGCCGGCCGCTCCTACGACGCCGAGGCCGGTCAGGTCCGCGAGGCCGCGGGCTTCCAGGTGTTCGCGGACCGGGCGGCGCTGGTCGCGTCCGTGGCGCCGGTCCAGGGCGACGCGCGCGAGGCGATGCGCGCCGCCACCGCGGAGGCGGACCGCCGCCTGGACGAGCTGGCCGCGGGCCAGCGGACCGGCCCGGGCGCGCTGCTCGGCGCGATTCACCGGGCCGGCGTCCGCGCGGTCGGCACCGCGCTGACGCGATACCGGGGCGGCGGCATCCTCTCCGACGCCGAGGTGGCCTGGCTGACCGTGCTGCTGGCGCACGCGCCGGTCGGGGAGTACGCGTTGAATCGCGCGGACGCCGCCGGCTGGCAGGTCACGCTCTGGTCCGACGTGCTGCGCCGCGCCAGCGCCGAGCTGTCCGCGATGCCGGCCGTGCTGCTCGCGTTCACCGCCTGGCGCACCGGCCAGGGCGCGCTCGCCGCCGTCGCCGTGGACCGCGCGCTCGACGCCGACCCGTCGCTCGGCATCGCCCGCCTGCTCGACGAGGTGCTCACCGACGGCATCCCGCCTTCCGCGCTCGACCGCCCGGGGGCCGCGTGA
- a CDS encoding beta-propeller domain-containing protein — MTVSRWSPAVLASLLALTACTSSPDDPRVDPPVAPAGGPRLVSYDSCPGLYDELRAAAVRKVGPYGFEGDEVVVPAQGGAAMVPDAPAGGDLAAERDTAAGTDAFSGTNTHERGVDEPDLVKTDGRRIVTIAPRGGVPVLRVIDAATRTQTGELALTDAYGASDLLLSGDRALVLSTAETPVAVPNGFAEDERGWPSPRPSRLDLRLIDLSGAPRQLGRYAMTGALLDARQTGGTARVVVRSSPRITFPLDKADAAANRRAVESAPDDVWLPRFEVTAPDGTVATGTVPCERVSRPASYDGVRMLTMLSFDLAAAAMTDGAPVTVSADGDTVYGTGTGLYVADGGADRTEIYKFDTGGTGMPRYAASGVVPGRLLNQYALSEWNGSLRAATTVTARNASEVTVLTQRGAALAITGSVGDLGRGETIHSVRFLGDRGYVVTFRRIDPLYTIDLRDPARPVVTGELKIPGYSAYLHPAAPGRLIGVGQDATSAGTVTGLQVSLFDVTDPAAPARLAQHHLPAASSAAEFDPHAFLFWPATGQLVVPVADRTGAGPSALVLRVSGDTVTEAGTLAHPDGGPITRSLVIGDSLWTVGPGGLRAVSLSTLQQQAWLPA, encoded by the coding sequence ATGACTGTGTCCCGGTGGAGCCCGGCCGTTCTCGCGTCCCTGCTGGCGCTGACGGCCTGCACGTCGTCTCCGGACGACCCGCGCGTCGATCCGCCGGTGGCGCCGGCGGGCGGCCCGCGACTGGTCTCATACGACTCCTGCCCCGGCCTCTACGACGAGTTGCGCGCCGCGGCGGTGCGGAAGGTCGGCCCGTACGGCTTCGAGGGCGACGAGGTGGTCGTGCCGGCCCAGGGCGGCGCCGCGATGGTGCCGGACGCGCCCGCCGGGGGTGACCTCGCGGCCGAGCGTGACACCGCGGCCGGGACCGACGCGTTCTCCGGGACGAACACGCACGAGCGGGGCGTCGACGAGCCCGACCTGGTGAAGACGGACGGCCGGCGGATCGTGACGATCGCGCCGCGCGGCGGCGTCCCGGTGCTCCGCGTGATCGACGCGGCGACCCGCACGCAGACCGGCGAACTGGCGCTGACCGACGCGTACGGCGCCTCCGACCTGCTGCTCTCCGGCGATCGCGCGCTGGTGCTGTCCACCGCGGAGACGCCCGTCGCCGTCCCGAACGGCTTCGCCGAGGACGAGCGGGGATGGCCGTCGCCGCGCCCGTCGCGGCTGGATCTGCGCCTGATCGACCTGTCCGGCGCGCCGCGCCAGCTCGGCCGCTACGCGATGACCGGCGCGCTGCTCGACGCGCGGCAGACCGGCGGCACCGCCCGGGTCGTGGTCCGCTCCTCGCCGCGCATCACGTTTCCCCTGGACAAAGCGGACGCTGCGGCGAACCGCCGGGCCGTGGAGTCCGCACCGGACGACGTGTGGCTGCCGCGCTTCGAGGTGACCGCGCCGGACGGCACCGTCGCCACCGGCACCGTCCCGTGCGAGCGGGTCAGCCGGCCCGCCTCCTACGACGGCGTCCGCATGCTGACCATGCTCAGCTTCGACCTGGCCGCCGCCGCGATGACCGACGGCGCGCCGGTGACCGTGTCCGCGGACGGCGACACCGTCTACGGCACGGGCACCGGCCTCTACGTCGCGGACGGCGGCGCGGACCGCACGGAGATTTACAAGTTCGACACCGGCGGCACCGGCATGCCGCGGTACGCCGCGTCCGGCGTGGTGCCCGGCCGGCTGCTCAACCAGTACGCCCTGTCCGAGTGGAACGGCAGCCTGCGCGCCGCCACGACGGTCACGGCGCGCAACGCGAGCGAGGTGACGGTGCTGACCCAGCGCGGCGCCGCGCTCGCGATCACCGGCTCGGTCGGCGACCTGGGCAGGGGCGAGACCATCCACTCGGTCCGCTTCCTGGGGGACCGCGGCTACGTCGTCACGTTCCGCCGGATCGACCCGCTCTACACGATCGACCTGCGCGACCCGGCCAGGCCCGTGGTGACCGGGGAGCTGAAGATCCCCGGCTACTCGGCGTATCTGCACCCGGCCGCGCCCGGCCGGCTGATCGGTGTGGGCCAGGACGCGACCAGCGCGGGCACGGTCACCGGCTTGCAGGTCTCGCTCTTCGACGTGACCGACCCGGCGGCGCCGGCCCGGCTCGCGCAGCACCACCTGCCGGCCGCGAGCTCGGCCGCCGAGTTCGACCCGCACGCGTTCCTCTTCTGGCCGGCCACCGGGCAGCTGGTGGTGCCGGTCGCCGACCGCACCGGTGCGGGACCGTCCGCGCTGGTGCTGCGGGTCTCCGGGGACACGGTCACGGAGGCCGGCACGCTCGCCCACCCGGACGGCGGCCCGATCACCCGCTCGCTGGTCATCGGCGACTCGCTGTGGACCGTCGGGCCGGGCGGCCTGCGCGCGGTCTCGCTGTCCACCCTCCAGCAGCAGGCCTGGCTGCCCGCCTGA
- a CDS encoding type II secretion system F family protein has translation MAVDLIVLGAGLTVIFAALLILFLALVVGDTGRRGLARALADINAVYAPGAAHGRRTALSTAPYGRNALGRAVTLLASRLTPDAAAGWLQRALDHAGNPPNWPPARILEAQGWGVVVGVPAGALLGLGLVAARDLSAIGTPVLCALAGGLIGLCGPYLLVLNAAQRRQERLLDTLPDTLDMLTLCVEAGLGFDAALMQVAAGIEGPLSGELARALQEMQMGKRRAEALRALADRTTIPELRNAMMSIVQATELGIPVASVLREQSREMRVKRRQRAEERARKVPIKILFPLVFCLFPALFVVILGPGVLRIIDTFTN, from the coding sequence GTGGCCGTGGACCTGATCGTGCTCGGCGCCGGGCTCACCGTCATCTTCGCGGCGCTGCTCATCCTGTTCCTGGCGCTGGTCGTGGGCGACACCGGCCGTCGCGGGCTGGCCCGCGCGCTCGCCGACATCAACGCGGTGTACGCGCCGGGCGCCGCGCACGGCCGCCGTACCGCGCTGTCGACCGCGCCGTACGGCCGCAACGCGCTCGGCCGCGCCGTCACGCTGCTGGCCAGCCGGCTCACCCCGGACGCGGCCGCGGGCTGGCTGCAGCGCGCGCTCGACCACGCCGGCAACCCGCCGAACTGGCCGCCGGCCCGCATCCTCGAAGCACAGGGCTGGGGCGTCGTCGTGGGCGTACCCGCCGGTGCGCTTCTGGGTCTCGGGCTCGTGGCGGCCCGCGACCTCTCCGCGATCGGTACGCCGGTGCTGTGCGCGCTGGCCGGTGGCCTGATCGGGCTGTGCGGGCCCTACCTGCTGGTGCTCAACGCGGCGCAGCGCCGTCAGGAGCGGCTGCTGGACACGCTGCCGGACACGCTGGACATGCTGACGCTGTGCGTCGAGGCCGGTCTCGGGTTCGACGCCGCGCTGATGCAGGTGGCGGCCGGGATCGAGGGCCCGCTCAGCGGCGAGTTGGCCCGTGCGCTGCAGGAGATGCAGATGGGCAAGCGCCGTGCGGAGGCGCTGCGCGCGCTGGCCGACCGCACCACCATCCCGGAGCTGCGCAACGCCATGATGTCCATCGTGCAGGCCACCGAGCTGGGCATCCCGGTCGCGTCGGTACTGCGCGAGCAGTCGCGCGAGATGCGGGTCAAGCGCCGGCAGCGCGCCGAGGAGCGCGCCCGCAAGGTACCGATCAAGATCCTGTTCCCGCTGGTGTTCTGCCTGTTCCCGGCGCTGTTCGTGGTCATTCTGGGCCCGGGCGTACTGCGGATCATCGATACCTTCACCAACTAG
- the moaA gene encoding GTP 3',8-cyclase MoaA, translating to MDDAAPRPADPGLVDRFGRHAVDLRVSLTDRCNLRCVYCMPAEGLPWLPNSDVLTDDEVIRLIRIAVERLGVEDVRFTGGEPLIRPGLTKIVTEVAALERRPQISLTTNGIGLERTAVALRDAGLDRINVSLDTLDDERFATLTRRRRLPDVLAGLRAAAEAGLTPVKINTVLMRGINDDEAPALLGFALEHGYELRFIEQMPLDAQHGWDRSTMVTAEEILRDLRAAFTLLPDPVARGGAPAETWLVDGHQALGGGPARVGVIGTVTRPFCGDCDRTRLTADGQVRACLFATEESDLRAALRSGASDEDLADRWRVAMWGKRAGHGIDDPTFLQPARPMSAIGG from the coding sequence GTGGACGATGCCGCACCCCGCCCGGCCGACCCCGGTCTCGTCGACCGGTTCGGACGGCATGCCGTGGATCTCCGGGTCTCGCTGACCGACCGGTGCAACCTCCGCTGCGTGTACTGCATGCCCGCGGAGGGCCTGCCCTGGCTGCCGAACTCGGACGTGCTCACCGACGACGAGGTGATCCGGCTGATCCGGATCGCGGTCGAGCGGCTGGGCGTCGAGGACGTGCGCTTCACCGGCGGCGAGCCGTTGATCCGGCCCGGCCTCACCAAGATAGTGACCGAGGTCGCGGCGCTGGAGCGGCGGCCTCAGATCAGCCTCACGACGAACGGGATCGGCCTGGAGCGCACCGCGGTGGCGCTGCGCGACGCCGGGCTGGACCGGATCAACGTGTCGCTCGACACGCTGGACGACGAGCGGTTCGCCACGCTGACCCGGCGCCGGCGGCTGCCCGACGTGCTGGCCGGGCTGCGCGCGGCGGCGGAGGCCGGGCTGACGCCTGTGAAGATCAATACGGTGCTGATGCGCGGCATCAACGACGACGAGGCACCCGCGCTGCTCGGGTTCGCCCTGGAGCACGGCTACGAGCTGCGGTTCATCGAGCAGATGCCGCTGGACGCGCAGCACGGCTGGGACCGGAGCACGATGGTCACCGCCGAGGAGATCCTGCGCGATCTGCGCGCCGCGTTCACGCTGCTGCCCGACCCGGTCGCGCGCGGCGGCGCGCCCGCGGAGACCTGGCTGGTCGACGGGCATCAGGCGCTCGGCGGCGGGCCCGCGCGGGTGGGCGTGATCGGCACCGTGACCCGCCCGTTCTGCGGCGACTGCGACCGGACCCGGCTGACCGCGGACGGTCAGGTGCGCGCGTGCCTGTTCGCCACCGAGGAGTCGGACCTGCGCGCCGCGCTGCGCTCCGGCGCCTCCGACGAGGACCTGGCCGACCGGTGGCGGGTCGCGATGTGGGGCAAGCGGGCCGGGCACGGCATCGACGACCCGACGTTCCTGCAGCCGGCCCGCCCGATGTCGGCGATCGGGGGCTGA
- a CDS encoding UvrD-helicase domain-containing protein encodes MPPLSATPFDGTTATPTFVADLHIHSKYSRACSRDLNMPNLAWWARRKGVALLGTGDFTHPAWFDHLRETLKPAEPGLYRLAPDVEADIARRLPPRLSSAAEASPMRYMLSVEISTIYKRGDRTRKVHHLIYMPDLDAAARFNAALGRIGNLGSDGRPILGLDSRDLLEIVLEASPDGYLVPAHIWTPWFSALGSKSGFDAIADCYADLAPHIFAVETGLSSDPAMNGRVSSLDAYQLVSNSDAHSPPALAREATVLSSALDYYSVREALRTGDGLAGTIEFFPEEGKYHADGHRNCGINWEPSRSREAGGICPECGKGLTIGVLSRVEDLADRAPDVARPNAKRVTHLVPLAEILGEINAVGARSKTVEGQLHSLIAALGSELDILTTVPVADVTAAGGELIGEAIARLRRGQVHRIPGYDGEYGIIKLFEPGELGSSGGAAQADTLFDLPVPQQRVPARKTPAKAAKKAAPAPEPAADPTTPLLVTASSPAGSGDTAARPRPARGVASVPQKKPQATPRTAPPPIAPPPSPHEPFEPMLSGMEEVGTGLLDRLDAMQRVAASAPSGPLLIVAGPGTGKTRTLTHRIAYLCAELNVFPEQCLAITFTRRAAEEMRERLDGLLGPVAEDVTVSTFHSLGLQILRENATAAGLPADFRIADDAERAAARAEAGEDDAAYAKLLRADGLVDLDELVTLPVALLSESKALVEEYRARWRWIFVDEYQDVDAVQYDLLRLLSPPDGNLCAIGDPDQAIYSFRGADVGYFLRFAQDFTDARTVRLTRNYRSSAPILAAAVQSIAPASLVRGRRLDPARLDPEAPLVGRFAAGSAGEEAEFVARTVDELVGGVSHRSMDAGRADGHTSNISFSDIAVLYRTDAQSGPILDALHRAGVPVQKRSHNRLRDRAGVAAIARELRHQDGLGGSVAARVRLTGQVLAERYATPTLDAAATVEPADIWTAVEMLKPLALRCGDDVQRFLGEIALGAEVDTLDPRAEAVTLLTLHAAKGLEFPVVFLAGCEDGLLPMRFPGERPSSEDVDEERRLFFVGLTRAQDRLYLSHAARRFRYGAERDSVPTPFLSDIDAGLFERLGAAEPRKPKDRQLRLL; translated from the coding sequence GTGCCCCCGTTGAGCGCGACACCCTTCGACGGCACCACGGCCACGCCCACGTTCGTGGCGGACCTGCACATCCACTCCAAGTACTCGCGCGCCTGCAGTCGTGATCTCAACATGCCGAACCTGGCGTGGTGGGCCCGGCGCAAGGGCGTGGCGCTGCTCGGCACGGGTGACTTCACGCACCCCGCATGGTTCGACCACCTTCGTGAGACGCTGAAGCCCGCGGAGCCCGGCCTCTATCGGCTCGCGCCGGACGTCGAGGCGGACATCGCCCGGCGCCTGCCGCCGCGACTGTCGAGCGCGGCCGAGGCGAGTCCGATGCGCTACATGCTCTCGGTGGAGATCTCGACGATCTACAAGCGGGGCGACCGTACGCGCAAGGTCCACCACCTGATCTACATGCCGGACCTGGACGCGGCGGCCCGGTTCAACGCCGCGCTGGGCCGGATCGGCAACCTCGGCTCGGACGGGCGGCCGATCCTCGGGCTGGACTCGCGCGACCTGCTGGAGATCGTGCTGGAGGCGAGCCCGGACGGCTACCTGGTGCCGGCGCACATCTGGACGCCGTGGTTCTCCGCGCTGGGCTCGAAGTCCGGCTTCGACGCGATCGCGGACTGCTACGCCGATCTCGCGCCGCACATCTTCGCGGTGGAGACCGGGCTCTCCTCGGACCCGGCGATGAACGGGCGGGTGAGCAGCCTCGACGCGTACCAACTGGTCTCGAACTCGGACGCGCACTCGCCGCCGGCGCTGGCCCGCGAGGCGACCGTGCTCTCCTCCGCGCTGGACTACTACTCGGTCCGGGAGGCGCTGCGCACCGGCGACGGGCTCGCCGGGACGATCGAGTTCTTCCCGGAGGAGGGCAAGTACCACGCGGACGGGCACCGGAACTGCGGGATCAACTGGGAGCCGTCCCGGTCCCGCGAGGCTGGCGGCATATGCCCGGAATGTGGCAAGGGTCTGACGATCGGCGTGCTGAGCCGGGTCGAGGATCTGGCCGACCGCGCGCCGGACGTCGCGCGGCCGAACGCCAAGCGGGTCACGCACCTGGTGCCACTGGCCGAGATCCTGGGTGAGATCAACGCGGTGGGCGCCCGGTCGAAGACCGTGGAGGGGCAGCTGCACTCGCTGATCGCGGCGCTCGGCTCCGAACTGGACATCCTGACCACGGTCCCGGTGGCGGACGTGACCGCGGCCGGCGGCGAGCTGATCGGCGAGGCGATCGCGCGGCTGCGCCGCGGTCAGGTGCACAGAATCCCGGGGTACGACGGGGAGTACGGGATCATCAAGCTGTTCGAGCCCGGTGAGCTGGGCTCCTCGGGCGGCGCAGCGCAGGCGGACACGCTGTTCGACCTCCCGGTGCCGCAGCAGCGGGTGCCGGCCCGGAAAACTCCGGCGAAGGCCGCGAAGAAGGCCGCCCCCGCACCCGAACCCGCCGCGGACCCGACCACGCCGCTGCTGGTCACGGCGTCGAGCCCGGCCGGCTCCGGCGACACGGCGGCCCGCCCGCGCCCGGCCCGTGGCGTCGCCTCGGTCCCGCAGAAGAAGCCGCAGGCCACGCCGCGGACCGCGCCGCCGCCGATCGCGCCGCCGCCGTCGCCGCACGAGCCGTTCGAGCCGATGCTCTCCGGCATGGAGGAGGTCGGCACCGGGCTGCTGGACCGGCTGGACGCGATGCAGCGGGTGGCCGCGTCCGCGCCGTCCGGCCCGCTGCTGATCGTGGCCGGCCCGGGCACCGGCAAGACCCGCACGCTGACCCACCGGATCGCGTACCTGTGCGCGGAGCTCAACGTGTTTCCGGAGCAGTGCCTGGCGATCACGTTCACCCGGCGCGCCGCCGAGGAGATGCGCGAGCGGCTGGACGGGCTGCTCGGCCCGGTCGCGGAGGACGTCACGGTCTCCACGTTCCACTCGCTGGGCCTGCAGATCCTCCGGGAGAACGCGACCGCGGCCGGGCTGCCGGCGGACTTCCGGATCGCGGACGACGCGGAGCGCGCCGCCGCGCGGGCCGAGGCCGGGGAGGACGACGCCGCGTACGCCAAGCTGCTGCGCGCGGACGGCCTGGTCGACCTGGACGAGTTGGTCACGCTGCCGGTCGCGCTGCTGAGCGAGTCGAAGGCGCTGGTCGAGGAGTACCGCGCGCGCTGGCGGTGGATCTTCGTCGACGAGTACCAGGACGTGGACGCGGTGCAGTACGACCTGCTGCGCCTGCTCAGCCCGCCGGACGGCAACCTGTGCGCGATCGGCGACCCGGACCAGGCGATCTACTCGTTCCGTGGCGCGGACGTCGGCTACTTCCTGCGCTTCGCGCAGGACTTCACGGACGCCCGCACGGTACGGCTGACCCGCAACTACCGCTCGTCCGCGCCGATCCTGGCCGCGGCCGTGCAGTCGATCGCGCCCGCCTCGCTGGTGCGCGGCCGGCGGCTGGACCCGGCGCGGCTGGACCCGGAGGCGCCGCTGGTCGGGCGGTTCGCGGCCGGGTCCGCGGGCGAGGAGGCGGAGTTCGTCGCGCGGACCGTGGACGAGCTGGTCGGGGGCGTGTCGCACCGGTCGATGGACGCGGGCCGGGCGGACGGGCACACGTCGAACATCTCGTTCTCGGACATCGCGGTGCTCTACCGTACCGACGCGCAGTCCGGGCCGATCCTGGACGCGCTGCACCGGGCCGGCGTCCCGGTGCAGAAGCGCTCGCACAACCGGCTGCGGGACCGCGCCGGCGTCGCCGCGATCGCGCGCGAGCTGCGGCACCAGGACGGGCTGGGCGGCTCGGTCGCGGCCCGGGTGCGGCTGACCGGGCAGGTGCTGGCCGAGCGGTACGCGACGCCCACGCTGGACGCCGCCGCCACGGTCGAGCCGGCCGACATCTGGACCGCGGTGGAGATGCTGAAGCCGCTGGCGCTGCGCTGCGGCGACGACGTGCAGCGCTTCCTGGGCGAGATCGCGCTGGGCGCGGAGGTGGACACGCTGGACCCGCGCGCGGAGGCGGTCACGCTGCTGACGCTGCACGCCGCGAAGGGCCTGGAGTTCCCGGTGGTGTTCCTGGCCGGCTGCGAGGACGGGCTGCTGCCGATGCGGTTCCCGGGTGAGCGACCGTCGTCCGAGGACGTCGACGAGGAGCGGCGGCTGTTCTTCGTGGGCCTCACCCGCGCCCAGGACCGGCTCTACCTGAGTCACGCCGCGCGACGCTTCCGGTACGGTGCGGAGCGGGACAGTGTGCCGACGCCGTTCCTGTCCGACATCGACGCCGGGCTGTTCGAGCGGCTCGGTGCCGCCGAACCGCGCAAACCGAAGGACCGTCAGCTACGCCTGCTCTAG
- a CDS encoding MoaD/ThiS family protein, whose amino-acid sequence MKITMRYFAAARAAAGTSEETLDSPAATLDALLTELADRHGDRLASVFARASYLVDGAAWRDRTAALPADPTVDVLPPFAGG is encoded by the coding sequence ATGAAGATCACCATGAGGTACTTCGCGGCGGCCCGCGCCGCGGCGGGCACCTCCGAGGAGACGCTCGACTCGCCGGCCGCGACGCTGGACGCGCTGCTGACCGAGCTGGCCGACCGCCACGGCGACCGGCTGGCATCGGTGTTCGCCCGGGCCAGCTACCTGGTCGACGGCGCCGCCTGGCGCGACCGCACGGCCGCCCTGCCCGCGGACCCGACGGTGGACGTGCTGCCGCCGTTCGCCGGGGGTTGA
- a CDS encoding response regulator transcription factor, with product MAVTVVSASGATLTRVGIAAAFEGAPDLRLVGAAASGAEALALLGAQRPDVVLLDLDLTDGNGLTWGAEVRRSHPALGIVLLAARDDDLLLRALEAGISAFLPRTEELGAILAAVRHAAAAPSSFTAPDLAGALSRRRHSATVVSPREREVLNLLREGLTVPQIATALGLSESTVKTYLARIYDKLGVTGREQAVIAATDRGLLAGQ from the coding sequence ATGGCCGTCACCGTCGTCTCCGCGTCCGGCGCCACGCTGACCCGGGTGGGGATCGCGGCGGCGTTCGAGGGTGCGCCCGACCTGCGGCTGGTCGGCGCCGCCGCGTCCGGCGCGGAGGCGCTGGCGCTGCTCGGCGCGCAGCGGCCGGACGTGGTGCTCCTCGACCTCGACCTGACCGACGGCAACGGCCTCACCTGGGGTGCCGAGGTCCGGCGCAGCCACCCGGCGCTGGGCATCGTGCTGCTGGCCGCGCGCGACGACGACCTGCTGCTGCGCGCGCTGGAGGCGGGGATCTCCGCGTTCCTGCCGCGGACCGAGGAACTGGGCGCGATACTGGCCGCGGTCCGGCACGCGGCGGCGGCGCCGAGCTCGTTCACCGCACCCGACCTGGCCGGTGCGCTCAGCCGGCGGCGGCACTCCGCCACCGTGGTCAGCCCGCGCGAGCGCGAGGTGCTCAACCTGCTGCGCGAGGGCCTGACCGTGCCGCAGATCGCGACCGCGCTGGGCCTGAGCGAGTCGACCGTGAAGACGTACCTGGCCCGGATCTACGACAAGCTGGGCGTGACCGGACGCGAGCAAGCCGTGATCGCGGCGACGGACCGCGGTTTGCTGGCCGGTCAGTAA
- a CDS encoding fructosamine kinase family protein encodes MDMSYLRAHPQHLPTFLTHQRIRQTPVGGGSISDAFRLTLDDGTSLFAKGRPDPMPETFFEVEAAGLRWLGAAGGVPVPEVLVALPDLLALEWIEPGAPTADAARRLGAELAVTHLAGAPAFGALPGHADGFIGALPQDDTPSPGPWGPWFADRRLRPHLRRSVDNGALDAAAHAAVARVLDRIEEYGGDEPPSRIHGDLWPGNVLWGADGRAWLIDPAAHGGHRETDLAALLLFGGVPEREHLISGYAERAAALGRPLDAAWRTRVPLHQLHLLLVHTALFGAAYRAPVRAAADAMLRL; translated from the coding sequence GTGGACATGTCATACCTTCGTGCGCACCCGCAGCATCTCCCGACATTTCTCACCCATCAGCGCATCCGGCAGACACCGGTGGGCGGCGGGAGCATCTCGGACGCGTTCCGGCTGACGCTGGACGACGGCACCTCGCTCTTCGCCAAGGGCCGGCCGGACCCGATGCCGGAGACGTTCTTCGAGGTGGAGGCCGCGGGGCTGCGCTGGCTCGGCGCGGCGGGCGGCGTACCCGTGCCGGAGGTCCTGGTGGCTCTTCCGGACCTGCTGGCGCTGGAGTGGATCGAGCCGGGCGCCCCCACGGCGGACGCGGCCCGGCGTCTCGGTGCCGAGCTGGCCGTCACGCACCTGGCCGGCGCGCCCGCGTTCGGTGCGCTGCCCGGGCACGCGGACGGCTTCATCGGCGCGCTGCCACAGGACGACACGCCCTCGCCGGGGCCGTGGGGTCCGTGGTTCGCGGACCGTCGGCTGCGTCCCCACCTGCGGCGATCGGTGGACAACGGCGCGCTGGACGCGGCGGCGCACGCGGCCGTGGCGCGCGTGCTGGACCGGATCGAGGAGTACGGCGGCGACGAGCCGCCGTCCCGCATCCACGGCGACCTGTGGCCGGGCAACGTGCTGTGGGGCGCGGACGGGCGCGCGTGGCTGATCGACCCGGCCGCGCACGGCGGTCATCGGGAGACCGACCTGGCCGCGCTGCTGCTCTTCGGCGGCGTCCCGGAGCGGGAACACCTGATCAGCGGGTACGCGGAGCGCGCCGCCGCGCTCGGCCGGCCGCTGGACGCCGCGTGGCGGACCCGCGTCCCGCTGCACCAGTTGCACCTGCTGCTGGTGCACACCGCGCTGTTCGGCGCCGCCTACCGGGCCCCGGTCCGGGCGGCCGCCGACGCGATGCTTCGACTGTGA